One window of the Piliocolobus tephrosceles isolate RC106 chromosome 17, ASM277652v3, whole genome shotgun sequence genome contains the following:
- the SLC5A2 gene encoding sodium/glucose cotransporter 2 isoform X1, whose product MEEHTEAGSAPELGAQRALIDNPADILVIAAYFLLVIGVGLWSMCRTNRGTVGGYFLAGRSMVWWPVGASLFASNIGSGHFVGLAGTGAASGLAVAGFEWNALFVVLLLGWLFAPVYLTAGVITMPQYLRKRFGGRRVRLYLSVLSLFLYIFTKISVDMFSGAVFIQQALGWNIYASVIALLGITMIYTVTGGLAALMYTDTVQTFVILGGSCILMGYAFHEVGGYSGLFDKYLRAATSLTVSEDPAVGNISSSCYRPRPDSYHLLRHPVTGDLPWPALLLGLTIVSGWYWCSDQVIVQRCLAGKNLTHIKAGCILCGYLKLTPMFLMVMPGMISRILYPDEVACVVPEVCRRVCGTEVGCSNIAYPRLVVKLMPNGLRGLMLAVMLAALMSSLASIFNSSSTLFTMDIYTRLRPSAGDRELLLVGRLWVVFIVVVSVAWLPVVQAAQGGQLFDYIQAVSSYLAPPVSAVFVLALFVPRVNEQGAFWGLIGGLLMGLARLIPEFSFGSGSCVQPSACPAFLCGVHYLYFAIVLFLCSGLLTLLVSLCTAPIPRKHLHRLVFSLRHSKEEREDLDADEQEGSSLPVQNGCPERAMEMDGRAPCQQVGLGELSSRKLTAGPQFPPEPQAPAPSFFRQCLLWFCGMSRGGVGSPPPLTQEEAVAATRRLEDISEDPSWARVVNLNALLMMAVAVFLWGFYA is encoded by the exons ATGGAGGAGCACACAGAGGCAGGCTCGGCACCAGAGCTGGGGGCCCAGAGGGCCCTGATCGACAATCCTGCTGACATTCTAGTCATTGCTGCATATTTCCTGCTGGTCATTGGCGTTGGTTTGTGG tccaTGTGCAGAACCAACAGAGGCACTGTGGGCGGCTACTTCCTGGCAGGACGCAGCATGGTGTGGTGGCCG GTTGGGGCATCTCTCTTCGCCAGCAACATCGGCAGTGGCCACTTTGTGGGCCTGGCAGGGACTGGCGCTGCAAGTGGCTTGGCTGTGGCTGGATTCGAATGGAAT GCGCTCTTCGTGGTGCTGCTACTGGGCTGGCTCTTTGCACCCGTGTACCTGACGGCGGGGGTCATCACCATGCCACAGTACCTGCGCAAGCGCTTCGGCGGCCGCCGCGTCCGCCTCTACCTGTCTGTGCTCTCCCTTTTCCTGTATATCTTCACCAAGATCTCG GTGGACATGTTCTCCGGAGCTGTATTCATCCAGCAGGCTCTGGGCTGGAACATCTATGCCTCCGTCATCGCGCTTCTGGGCATCACCATGATTTACACGGTGACAG GAGGGCTGGCCGCGCTGATGTACACGGACACGGTACAGACCTTCGTCATCCTGGGGGGCTCCTGCATCCTCATGGGTTACG CCTTCCACGAGGTGGGCGGGTATTCGGGTCTCTTCGACAAATACCTGAGAGCAGCAACTTCACTGACGGTGTCCGAGGATCCAGCCGTGGGAAACATCTCCAGCTCCTGCTATCGACCCCGGCCCGACTCCTACCACCTGCTCCGGCACCCCGTGACCGGGGATCTGCCGTGGCCCGCGCTGCTCCTGGGACTCACGATCGTCTCGGGATGGTACTGGTGCAGCGACCAG GTCATTGTGCAGCGCTGCCTGGCCGGGAAGAACCTGACCCACATCAAGGCGGGCTGCATCCTGTGCGGGTACCTGAAGCTGACGCCCATGTTCCTCATGGTCATGCCGGGAATGATCAGCCGCATTCTGTACCCGG ACGAGGTGGCGTGCGTGGTGCCCGAGGTGTGCAGGCGCGTGTGCGGCACGGAGGTGGGCTGCTCCAACATTGCCTACCCGCGGCTCGTCGTGAAGCTCATGCCCAACG GTCTGCGTGGACTCATGCTGGCGGTCATGCTGGCCGCGCTCATGTCCTCGCTGGCCTCCATCTTCAACAGCAGCAGCACACTCTTCACCATGGACATCTATACGCGCCTGCGGCCCAGCGCCGGCGACCGCGAGCTGCTGCTGGTGGGACG GCTCTGGGTGGTGTTCATCGTGGTAGTGTCGGTGGCGTGGCTTCCCGTGGTGCAGGCGGCGCAAGGCGGGCAGCTCTTCGATTACATCCAGGCCGTCTCCAGCTACCTGGCACCGCCGGTGTCCGCCGTCTTCGTGCTGGCACTCTTCGTGCCGCGCGTTAATGAGCAG GGCGCCTTCTGGGGACTCATCGGGGGCCTCCTGATGGGCCTGGCACGCCTGATTCCCGAGTTCTCCTTCGGCTCGGGCAGCTGTGTGCAACCCTCAGCATGCCCGGCTTTCCTCTGCGGCGTGCACTACCTCTACTTCGCCATCGTGCTGTTTCTCTGCTCCGGCCTCCTCACCCTCCTGGTCTCGCTGTGCACCGCGCCCATTCCCCGCAAGCAC CTCCACCGCCTGGTCTTCAGTCTCCGGCACAGTAAGGAGGAACGGGAGGACCTGGATGCTGATGAACAGGAAGGGTCCTCACTCCCTGTACAGAATGGGTGCCCAGAGCGTGCCATGGAGATGGACGGTAGGGCACCATGCCAGCAGGTGGGGCTAGGAGAGCTGAGTTCCCGCAAACTAACTGCAGGGCCTCAATTTCCCCCAGAGCCCCAAGCCCCGGCACCAAGCTTCTTCCGCCAGTGCCTGCTCTGGTTTTGTGGAAtgagcaggggtggggtgggcagtcCTCCGCCCCTTACCCAGGAGGAGGCAGTGGCAGCAACCAGGCGGCTGGAGGACATCAGTGAGGACCCAAGCTGGGCCCGTGTGGTCAACCTCAACGCCCTGCTCATGATGGCAGTGGCCGTGTTCCTCTGGGGCTTCTATGCCTAA
- the SLC5A2 gene encoding sodium/glucose cotransporter 2 isoform X2 — translation MEEHTEAGSAPELGAQRALIDNPADILVIAAYFLLVIGVGLWSMCRTNRGTVGGYFLAGRSMVWWPVGASLFASNIGSGHFVGLAGTGAASGLAVAGFEWNALFVVLLLGWLFAPVYLTAGVITMPQYLRKRFGGRRVRLYLSVLSLFLYIFTKISVDMFSGAVFIQQALGWNIYASVIALLGITMIYTVTGGLAALMYTDTVQTFVILGGSCILMGYAFHEVGGYSGLFDKYLRAATSLTVSEDPAVGNISSSCYRPRPDSYHLLRHPVTGDLPWPALLLGLTIVSGWYWCSDQVIVQRCLAGKNLTHIKAGCILCGYLKLTPMFLMVMPGMISRILYPDEVACVVPEVCRRVCGTEVGCSNIAYPRLVVKLMPNGLRGLMLAVMLAALMSSLASIFNSSSTLFTMDIYTRLRPSAGDRELLLVGRLWVVFIVVVSVAWLPVVQAAQGGQLFDYIQAVSSYLAPPVSAVFVLALFVPRVNEQGAFWGLIGGLLMGLARLIPEFSFGSGSCVQPSACPAFLCGVHYLYFAIVLFLCSGLLTLLVSLCTAPIPRKHLHRLVFSLRHSKEEREDLDADEQEGSSLPVQNGCPERAMEMDEPQAPAPSFFRQCLLWFCGMSRGGVGSPPPLTQEEAVAATRRLEDISEDPSWARVVNLNALLMMAVAVFLWGFYA, via the exons ATGGAGGAGCACACAGAGGCAGGCTCGGCACCAGAGCTGGGGGCCCAGAGGGCCCTGATCGACAATCCTGCTGACATTCTAGTCATTGCTGCATATTTCCTGCTGGTCATTGGCGTTGGTTTGTGG tccaTGTGCAGAACCAACAGAGGCACTGTGGGCGGCTACTTCCTGGCAGGACGCAGCATGGTGTGGTGGCCG GTTGGGGCATCTCTCTTCGCCAGCAACATCGGCAGTGGCCACTTTGTGGGCCTGGCAGGGACTGGCGCTGCAAGTGGCTTGGCTGTGGCTGGATTCGAATGGAAT GCGCTCTTCGTGGTGCTGCTACTGGGCTGGCTCTTTGCACCCGTGTACCTGACGGCGGGGGTCATCACCATGCCACAGTACCTGCGCAAGCGCTTCGGCGGCCGCCGCGTCCGCCTCTACCTGTCTGTGCTCTCCCTTTTCCTGTATATCTTCACCAAGATCTCG GTGGACATGTTCTCCGGAGCTGTATTCATCCAGCAGGCTCTGGGCTGGAACATCTATGCCTCCGTCATCGCGCTTCTGGGCATCACCATGATTTACACGGTGACAG GAGGGCTGGCCGCGCTGATGTACACGGACACGGTACAGACCTTCGTCATCCTGGGGGGCTCCTGCATCCTCATGGGTTACG CCTTCCACGAGGTGGGCGGGTATTCGGGTCTCTTCGACAAATACCTGAGAGCAGCAACTTCACTGACGGTGTCCGAGGATCCAGCCGTGGGAAACATCTCCAGCTCCTGCTATCGACCCCGGCCCGACTCCTACCACCTGCTCCGGCACCCCGTGACCGGGGATCTGCCGTGGCCCGCGCTGCTCCTGGGACTCACGATCGTCTCGGGATGGTACTGGTGCAGCGACCAG GTCATTGTGCAGCGCTGCCTGGCCGGGAAGAACCTGACCCACATCAAGGCGGGCTGCATCCTGTGCGGGTACCTGAAGCTGACGCCCATGTTCCTCATGGTCATGCCGGGAATGATCAGCCGCATTCTGTACCCGG ACGAGGTGGCGTGCGTGGTGCCCGAGGTGTGCAGGCGCGTGTGCGGCACGGAGGTGGGCTGCTCCAACATTGCCTACCCGCGGCTCGTCGTGAAGCTCATGCCCAACG GTCTGCGTGGACTCATGCTGGCGGTCATGCTGGCCGCGCTCATGTCCTCGCTGGCCTCCATCTTCAACAGCAGCAGCACACTCTTCACCATGGACATCTATACGCGCCTGCGGCCCAGCGCCGGCGACCGCGAGCTGCTGCTGGTGGGACG GCTCTGGGTGGTGTTCATCGTGGTAGTGTCGGTGGCGTGGCTTCCCGTGGTGCAGGCGGCGCAAGGCGGGCAGCTCTTCGATTACATCCAGGCCGTCTCCAGCTACCTGGCACCGCCGGTGTCCGCCGTCTTCGTGCTGGCACTCTTCGTGCCGCGCGTTAATGAGCAG GGCGCCTTCTGGGGACTCATCGGGGGCCTCCTGATGGGCCTGGCACGCCTGATTCCCGAGTTCTCCTTCGGCTCGGGCAGCTGTGTGCAACCCTCAGCATGCCCGGCTTTCCTCTGCGGCGTGCACTACCTCTACTTCGCCATCGTGCTGTTTCTCTGCTCCGGCCTCCTCACCCTCCTGGTCTCGCTGTGCACCGCGCCCATTCCCCGCAAGCAC CTCCACCGCCTGGTCTTCAGTCTCCGGCACAGTAAGGAGGAACGGGAGGACCTGGATGCTGATGAACAGGAAGGGTCCTCACTCCCTGTACAGAATGGGTGCCCAGAGCGTGCCATGGAGATGGACG AGCCCCAAGCCCCGGCACCAAGCTTCTTCCGCCAGTGCCTGCTCTGGTTTTGTGGAAtgagcaggggtggggtgggcagtcCTCCGCCCCTTACCCAGGAGGAGGCAGTGGCAGCAACCAGGCGGCTGGAGGACATCAGTGAGGACCCAAGCTGGGCCCGTGTGGTCAACCTCAACGCCCTGCTCATGATGGCAGTGGCCGTGTTCCTCTGGGGCTTCTATGCCTAA